From a region of the Pseudoxanthomonas sp. X-1 genome:
- a CDS encoding cupin-like domain-containing protein, whose protein sequence is MQPATPRPIEERHGLRADTLGPELLASDRPLVLRGVVADWPMARAGAASAQEAVAYLRRFARPDPVVATVAAPETGGRFFYTDGQQGFNFRQERVPLPVVLDTLLGYLQDPAPPAIYVGSTTIDTWLPGFRAENDLDLGAHVPLASIWIGNRTSIAAHQDVPDNIACVVAGRRRVTLFPPEQLANLYIGPLDRTPAGQAISLVDFADPDYQAHPRFAEALRHAQVAVLEPGDAVLIPSLWWHHMEGLAPFNILVNYWWRRSPAYMDSPMNALMLALLSVRDLPAHEREHWREVFRHYVFDADAETVAHIAPEARGALAPMDDTRARELRARLLQRLNR, encoded by the coding sequence TGGCCTCCGACCGGCCGCTGGTGCTGCGCGGCGTGGTGGCCGACTGGCCCATGGCCCGGGCCGGTGCGGCGTCGGCGCAGGAGGCGGTGGCCTATCTGCGCCGCTTCGCGCGCCCCGACCCGGTGGTCGCCACCGTGGCCGCGCCCGAGACCGGCGGCCGGTTCTTCTATACCGACGGGCAGCAGGGCTTCAATTTCCGCCAGGAGCGCGTGCCGCTGCCGGTGGTGCTGGACACGCTGCTGGGCTACCTGCAGGACCCCGCGCCGCCGGCGATCTACGTCGGCTCGACGACGATCGATACCTGGCTGCCGGGCTTCCGCGCCGAGAACGATCTGGACCTGGGCGCGCATGTGCCGCTGGCCAGCATCTGGATCGGCAACCGCACCAGCATCGCCGCCCACCAGGACGTGCCCGACAACATCGCGTGCGTGGTGGCGGGTCGCCGCCGGGTCACGCTGTTCCCGCCGGAGCAGCTGGCCAATCTGTACATCGGCCCGCTGGATCGCACGCCGGCGGGGCAGGCGATCAGCCTGGTGGACTTCGCCGATCCCGACTACCAGGCCCATCCGCGCTTCGCCGAGGCGCTGCGCCATGCGCAGGTCGCGGTGCTGGAGCCGGGCGACGCGGTGCTGATCCCTTCGCTGTGGTGGCACCACATGGAAGGCCTGGCCCCGTTCAACATCCTGGTGAACTACTGGTGGCGGCGCAGCCCGGCCTACATGGATTCGCCGATGAACGCGCTGATGCTGGCGCTGCTGAGCGTGCGCGACCTGCCGGCGCACGAGCGCGAGCACTGGCGCGAGGTGTTCCGCCACTACGTGTTCGACGCCGACGCCGAGACGGTGGCGCATATCGCGCCCGAGGCGCGCGGCGCGCTGGCGCCGATGGACGACACCCGCGCGCGCGAGCTGCGCGCGCGCCTGCTGCAGCGGCTCAACCGCTGA